The proteins below are encoded in one region of Tachypleus tridentatus isolate NWPU-2018 chromosome 4, ASM421037v1, whole genome shotgun sequence:
- the LOC143248086 gene encoding post-GPI attachment to proteins factor 6-like — protein sequence MADLPTTLQSLAHMAGAVGIALAVEYDRTGLWVFVTPCGIGLIILLISWLSHCRYEGACYPRKRTWLLCLLPGVISVCVGVIIFTILQTDDNYKYVHSTWHISVALSVLFLLPERRETKGDFTITVYC from the exons ATGGCGGACCTGCCAACGACACTTCAAAGCTTAGCGCACATGGCCGGAGCCGTGGGAATAGCCCTCGCGGTAGAATACGACAGGACAGGCTTGTGGGTTTTTGTGACGCCATGTGGAATAGGGCTTATCATCCTACTAATATCATGG TTAAGCCACTGTCGTTACGAAGGAGCTTGCTACCCTAGAAAAAGAACGTGGTTGCTCTGTCTGTTACCAGGGGtaatcagtgtgtgtgtaggAGTAATAATATTTACCATTCTTCAAACCGACGACAACTACAAGTATGTTCACAGCACGTGGCATATTTCTGTGGCATTATCAGTCTTGTTTCTTCTCCCAGAACGTCGAGAAACTAAAGGTGACTTCACAATCACTGTATACTgttaa